In Arachis hypogaea cultivar Tifrunner chromosome 7, arahy.Tifrunner.gnm2.J5K5, whole genome shotgun sequence, the genomic window CAGGAATAGAGCAAATGTTGCTGCTGTAGATATAGGATCTATTTCTTTAGCAATGCCTACAGGCAAGACATTAGCATTGGAGAATTGTCATTATGTTCCtaattttgttacaaatgttatTTCTATTTCTATGTTGGATAaacatgatttttattttaatattaaaaatggcATTTGTTCTACTTATTATGGTGATGACTTATACGTAAATGGCTATTTTCAATATGGTATTTATATTCTTTCTGATGTAAATAGTAATTCTGTCATGCATGTTTCTACTCTCAAAAGAGAGAGGAATAAtcaagtaaataaataatatctttgGCATTGTACACTTGGTCATATAGGAGAAAAAAAAGATTTCTAAGTTACATAAATAATGTTATCTTAACAAATATGATTATGAATCATATGTAACTTGTGAATCCTGTCTCAAAGGAAAAGTGACCAAAACTCCATTTATGAGATATGAGAAAGGGCTATAGAATTATTGGGGCTAATACATACAGATGTTTGTGGACCAATGAAAATTTAAGCCAAAGGAGGATATTCTTATTTTATCACTTTCATTGATGATATGTCTAGATATGGGTTTGTGTGTCTTATAAAACACAAATCTGAGTCATTTGAAATGTTCAAAATTTTTCGCAGTGAAAttgaaaatcaaacaagtaaaagcattaaggTACTTAGATCTGATAGAGGAGGAGAACATCTAAATGATAATTTTCTTGAGTACTTAAAGAAGGATGAGATTCTTTCTCAATGGACACCTCCTGATACTCCACAACACAATGTTGTTCATGAAAGGAGGAATCGAACTTTATTAGATATGGTTCAATCCATGATGGATTTTACTGATCTTTCATTGAATTTATGGCGCTATGCTTTAGAAACAGCGGAATATTTTCTAAATAAAGTACCCACTAAAGTAGTTTCTTCAACACTGTATGAGATATGGAAAGGACGAAAATCAAATCTCAAACACATTAGAGTTTGGGAATGTTCAGCATATGTTAAGAAATTACAAAGTAATAAACTTGATGCCAGGTCCGATAAATGTAGATTCATTGGTTACCCTAAAGAAACAATAGGTTATTATTTCTATCACCCTTTTGACCACAAAGTATTTGTGGCAAGATGTGGAacctttttagaaaagaaatttcTTTGTGAAGGAAGACAAGGTGGAGATAGAACTTGATGAAATTCAAGGTACCAATGAAATAGTACAAGCTCAATAATATGAAATTCAAGTTGAGCAACCAACTTTCGATATACTCAAACTAACACCAAATTTATCATTTTAAAGAGTTGAGGATAATGATCGATAGTAGTTCAAAGAGAGGTTAATGAACCAATCCTTGAACTACCTTTGGAACTGGTTTAGCAACCTCCAACTTTGGTACAAGAACTACCTCTTCGACGATCCACAAGAGAACATCGTCCACCATTGAAGCTAAACCTAATGGTGCAAGATGATGTGGAGAATGGGATCAATTATGATGATAATGATCCTAAGACTTATAAAGAGGTAATACAAAGTTCCGAAAATCTAAAATGGCAGAGTGCCATGGAATCCGAAATAGAGTCTATGACGATCAACAATGTTTGGACTTTAGTTGAACCCTCAAAGGATATAAAACCTATTGGTTACAAATGGGTTTACAAGAAAAATATTGGAATAGATGGTAAGATAGAGACCTATAAAGCCCGTATAGTTGCCAAGGGATACCGTCAAAAGGAGggaatagattatgaagaaacatttTCTCCTGTGGCAATGCTTAAATTTATTCAGATTCTACTTGCTATAGCAGCAtattatgattataaaatatggcAAATGGATGTGAAAATAGCTTTTCTTAATGAAGAACTCAAAGAGGAAGTGTACATGACACAACCTAAAGGTTTCACACTCCAGTATAATCATAGCAAAGTTTGTAAGCTGCAATGTGCCATTTATGGGCTAAAGCAAGCTTCTAGAAGTTGGAACATTTATTTTAATAAGACGATCGAAAAGTTCGATTTTGTCTAGTGTGAAGAAGATTCTTGCATCTACAAAAAGTTTAGTGGGAGTACAGTCATTTTCTTAGTACTTTATATTGATGACATATTACTAATAGGAAATGATGTACCAGCATTGCAAAATACCAAAACTTGACTATCTCAATAAATCTTTATGAAAGATTTGGAAGAAGCAACCTATATTCTAGAAATAAAGATCTATAGAGATAGATCTAAAAGGTTGCTCGGACTCTCACAGTTTATGTACATTGATACCATATTGAAAAGGTATAACAtggaaaattctaaaaaaaagctATTTACCAATAGTCACTGAAACTACTCTCAGCAGAAAGGATTGTTCTAAAACTCCTGAAGAAAGAGTAGGGATGAGTAGAATACCATATGCTAGTGCAGTGGGAGCTATCATGTATACCATGACATGTACATGTCCTAATGTCGCATATGCGTTAGGTGTAGCCAGTCGATATCAGGCAAATTCCTGTGAGAAATATTGGAGGGTGGTTAAATCCATTCTTAAATATTTAAGAAGAACCAAAGACCAATTCCTCATCTATGGAGATTCTAAACTTATACCAAAAGGGTTCACTGACACAAGTTTTGCCTCAGAcaaaaatgatagcaaatttaCTTTAGGTTATGTTTTCACATTAAATGGTGGTGCAGTGAGTTGGAAAAGTTCCAAACAAGCTATTGTAGCTGATTCAATGATTGAAGCTGAGTACATAGCAGTAAGTAAGACTGCTAAAGAAACTGTTTGGATAAAGAAGTTCATAAATGAGCTTGGTGTGGTGCCTTCAATTAAAGAACCACTTCCATTACTGTGTGACAAGAATGGAGCCATTGCACAAGCAAAAGAGCCAAGATCACATCAAAAATCTAAGCATATCTTGAGAAGGTATCATTTTATAAGAGAGATCATTGAACGTGGAGACGTTGAGATTCAAAAGGTTGCTGGAAAAATAATGCAGCAGACCCATTCACTAAGGCGCTTGgatcaaaagagtttgataaacACATGTGGGAATTGGGGTTGAAATATATGACTGATTGGCTATAGTgtaagtgaaaaattttgttgTAAATACATGTATGCCCTAAATCCAATCTATCATTGGTTCTAGTGTAAGTAGGAGATTGTTGGAGATAAGTATATATGTCCAACAAAATACTatcatgaattattattattattcctttttataagaataaacttttatcATTTATGATAATgtccttaattaaaattaaaaacaaataattacTAATGAGATTATATGTTTTTTtgagtacttttaatttaaattattcttaatcATAGAATCACTAAAATTGGGACATTAGTGATTCAGATagattaatatatacataatagtctttattggatgaagattaatagatctcatttattaaattatatatataaatggtgtatatagagatatgaccattgaaatgactcactctaagaattcctaatggttatagttaccgtatatttgtcaataggatattcttatgatgaacatacaacaaagccttgtcccactaggtggggtcaGCTACATAAATCAAACAACGTCATtgagctctgtcatgtatcatgtttcCAGAGAGACCggttacatgtagatctcgtttgaccacctcatggatgatcTTCTTAAGTCTTCATCTACCTTTCATCCCTTGTccattgatgagtggataatttatacgctttttgacattgtttttaggtagtttctagtatgtttaagttctttttagtatatttttattagtttttatgcaaaaatcacatttatggactttactatgagtttgtgtgtttttctgtgatttcaggtattttctagctaaaattgagggacctgagcaaaaacctgattcagaggctgagaaatgactgcagatgctgttggattctgacctctctacactcgaagtagattttttggagctacagaagctcgattggtgcgctctcaattgcattagaaagtagacatcttgagctttccaacaatgtataacagttcatactttttccgagatttgatggcccaaactggtgtccaaacgcccaccagagaccattttctggcgtaaaacgccagaactggcaccaaagctggagtatAACTCCAAGGATgacctatgcatgtgaaagcttcaaagctcagcctaaacacacaccatgtaggccccagaagtggatttttgcactatctactcattttctgtaaacctagtttactagtttagtataaatagcactttttgacTATTGTACTTTATCTTTGGACCACCTTTCGATCCTTTGATCAGGTCTTCTTCCCTTGTTTTTGAATTCTTATACCATTTGGgaatggccatgcctagaccttttgttcttatgtattttcaacggtggagtttctacacctcataaattatggtgaggagctctgttgttcctcatgaattaatgcaagtattattatttttctttcaaaccacgcctacttcttcttcaagatatactctcatacttaatcAGTTAAGTCATACTAaagggatgacccgtgacaatcacccactatcttcaatactcgcttagccaaaatccgcgtgcctgacaaccacaaagcagtctacatgatgttcaacgtagtcattggatgccaGCCAGAGTATACTCTGTTGGGCCTCTAATCCACGgattcacatcgtctctcctgacaacagagcatccgaccccatgattaggatcttcgtggtataagctagaatcaatagacaacattcctgagattcggaaagtctaaaccttgtctgtggtatttcgagtaggatctgggaagggatgactgtgaggagcttAAAACTTGCAAATGTTGAGcgcagtgacaatgtgcaaaaggatcaatggatcttattccgacacaagtgagaatcgacagatgattagccctgcggtagctgtgcctggtatttttcatccgagacgagaaatccgacagttgattagccgtacagagatggtagccggaccattttcactgagaggatcatacagcttgccatggaagggagcatgcatgattggatgaagacaataggaaagcataggttcagaagcaacaaagcatctccaaaatcttATCTGAAATACCCACCGATGAATTGCATAaatatctctatgttattttccgtcttatctatcttttaattatcaatacctcataaccatttgaatccatcttactgagatctacaagatgaccataacttgcttcaagccgtcaatctccgtgggatcgacccttactcacgtaaggtattacttagacgacccagtgcacttgctggttagttgtgcggagttgtgaaaagtgtgatcacaatttcttgcaccatccatcttccatctcatccattcTCTTGACTGGGtgttctgtcggtcttcttctcacatgttcaaactacctgagacgcgattctaccatcttttccacaaatgggtgctactccaactctctcccttatatcttcgttccttattttatccaatcacgtatgaccactcatctatctcaacatcttcatctctgtcacacttagcttatgttcgtgctcccctttcgTGCTTCCCTTATGATGAACATAATATTAGAAATTTTCTTTaacctgcgactatcatagtaattgacaatgtatttattatactttgattccagaCACTTAATACCCTatggtgctagttgaatggacattggatatgatttaaatacttgtagaattaatgattagtcaatatgGAATCCATCAACtgtggtaaagagtttgagctctacgattataatgaatgaaataaataatgccttTGCCAAAGAGTTTGAATGAATTAAAAAATGAGTTTTTTTAAGTcattcataatttattataataatggtaacaagttagagtttgacaaccAAATTGTATTCTAAAAGCTAGTCAAGAGCTAAAAAGATGGAAGGagttatattttttgttcatcttgggttcttaataaaaatattattacttcatactatcaggTCGtcaaggagtgttgctagacgccaaccttgattagtaaatttagtatgactaatttactactcgcttagtattgaacctacgGGGTCatacactaacgagtgttctaatccttggtaaataattatttatttattattttgatttaatcaaataaataagtatattaattcaaatgaaatattattatattttttgctagtaccatgaatataataatatgataattgagaatattaaataattaattatttattctatgatgagttttaaatttggataagattctaattgattcagtttcaaaTTAAGTTGTAATTTGATTCATAAGATTTGATcctaaaatcagttactaatctcatactatatatagatGCATGCCGCAAAAGAAATATACATAACTTTTTCTTCCACCTCCATATACACAAATATTCCAATTCTTAGTGAAGAATTGCTGGTGCAAGGAGTTGCAAGAAATTTCTCAGTTaaatccattggtcaaggagttgacaataAGGATCAGTAGCCTCGATGTGGATATACATAGTACCTTCGTACTATCGaaggagaaaattttttattcactAGGCTACTCAGGTATTGGCATCTAATCCAActtatttcaataaaattttaagcacaaaatagatcaatAAGATTATTTTATTACTTCTACTACGTGTTATAAACACTTGTAATCattcagtggtatcagagccatggcccttttgtgtttaaaattttattgccaAAATTTACagaattaataggattaattttttttactaaagatagggagactcgaacccgcgaactcttaaatgagtatggagagactatgccatttaagttataactcattggcaaattAATAGGATTAATTTAAGTTTTGTTATTATAGTAGATGTGATTCGTAATCCATGGTATGGGATGCTATtgtcaaaattataaatttatataagatAAAACTATATGTATATTAAggaacatattattattattattattattattttattatttttatcaataggattactttattacttccgctgcgtgttataaACACTTGTAATCCTTTAGGAATGTGACTACTCTTGGCTGCTAAAGCAGATATAACATCACCAAGAGCTGAAAGTGATCAATTGATATTTTACGCTTCCTTAAGTCACTCCCTTTGCACATCAGTCTTTGCAAGTCTCTCACTACCCACCAAATTCACAAGCCAAAGCTTGCTCTTGGTACTCTCACAATTCAACGAATTTTTAGGCTTTACCATTATACAAAGCATGTtataaaagaaagtaagaaacaaGCTCATCACAAGTATTCAAagaagaaaattcattttgatgaTGAAAAGTCATATCTATTAAAGAGCTTTTTAAGAATGCAAAAGTTTGGCACTAATGAGATCTACTATTATGCTCATTAACATTATTACTTCCAACTACTCTAGCATTGCTTCCAACTTGCAGTACATCTCAGACCTTCTTAATGTTTTCAACTTTGGCTTCTACAACACCAGGAACATGATGAGATCCTTCAGAGGCCTGTTTTATCTCCAACCTGAATACCAATTCAGGGGAAACGGTTTTCAATATTATGGCAGTTTATCATACATGCACATCATTATTATAGAGCAGTTAACTTACCTTTTTTATGTTATCCTGTAGCTAATAAGTCTCTGATTTGTTCATTATAAACCTCAAGTACACTAACAGATATGTCATAAGAAAATGTATCACTCCTTTGTTTGCTAACGTCGAATAAGAGCTCAAGAATCTTATAATTTACTCCTCTATTCAGCTTTGTTCCCTCCATAGTAAATGTCTTTCTTGTTCCTGTTTGCCCATAAGCAAATATGAAAACATTGTATCCGTCCAGTACAGAAATTACTATTGATGAGACATCAACAAAAATATCAACTGTAGAAATAAAGCAACAATGTCCATTTAAGAACCACCGAATTCCAGATCttgcacaataaaataaaatatataaaatagtaataataaaataaagcttTATATGTATATCTTGATAATCTTTTGGTTTATACACTTTGTCAAATCTGAATGAATTTTTTTGAGAAATTAGTTGTTGCTGAAAATTGTTTGATTGGATCTTATCCATGTTAATACTTAACAATGTTTACTCTGttactcaaatataaatattttttccaattcaaaaaaaataaaagtattttgtgGATATAAAAAAGGTACAAAAATACTTCATTAATCAAAGAATTTGTTGGTGGGTCCCAACTAAGTAGGGCCCAcaagataaaaaccaaaaaaagaaaatggcttttaggctagagagagagagagagagagagagagagagagagagagagagagagagagagagagagagagagagagagagagagagagagagagagagagagagagagagagagagagagagagagagagagagaagtccCTCATTTTGAAACAAAGTAAATAGAGAGAGTGAAAGAGTGCTTCGACGGAGAGAAGACGAAATTTGGGAAAAAAGAGCATGCCATTTTTTATCCGATTAAACTAGTAATCTTGCtccattttttataaaattttagtatgttatttctggtgtagagatgaacattaggatataacttgctagCTGTATTGTCTTCTTTTTTGTCTGATTTGAGATACATACTCTTGTAAaagggtttatgttgattccatcagttttgatgatatattttgttgattgttgagatacCCTAGTGCCACTAGGAAGACTGATTGTGTATCCATTATTTTGATAGTGAAAGATTTTACTGGACTAAGTCCCGTGGATTTTTTGTCTCTCTTTTGGGGGGTTTTTCCACGATAAAATTCTGgtgtttgattatttaatttctgctattatatttgctgcttggagtatctttggtattgcctATTAATCGTATAGgttgtgaaaaaattatttttggtactTCCGCTGTTAGATAGGTTCTTATTAAACCTCTATTTTCCCAACAAAGTTTATTTCTGTGCTGATTAAATGGAAGAAAATACTCATGGGACAAATATGGTCAAATTGAGTTCCCAAAATTACTCGATTTGGAAGActctcatggaagatatgttGTATAGCTAGGACTTTTATGATCCTGTGGAGGGGGATAAATCCAAAGGTACCAAATTTGATGTTGAATGGAAGAAGTTGAATCAGAAGGCAgttgctttgattaggcaatggctTGATCTTAGCGTGTATCCACATATTGACACCAAAACAAATTTCgagaagatgtggaagaaattgaaggagttatatgAGAGGAAGAATGTGCAAAACAAAACATTCCTGATTAGGAAAATTGTAAATATGAAGTACATTAAAGGTAAATCAATGCCGGAGCACTTGAGCATTTTTTAGGAGACAGTGAACCAACTGATAAATAATGAAATTACTTTGAATGATGAGTTGCAAGCCTTGTTATTGTTCAGCTGTTTGCTTGATAGTTGGGAAGTTCTGGTTATGTCACTAACTAACTCAGCTAGAAATGAAAAGTTGACGTTAGCAATGATTAAAAAGagcatgttgaatgaagaagCTAAAAGAAGAGAGCAAGGTTTGACTAATGCCTCCTCCCAGTCAGAAGCACTTATTTCAGAGTAACGGGGGAGAAGTCAAAGTAAAAAACCTCACAATTTTGACAAGTTAGAGAGTCAAAGTAAGTCAAGAGAAAAGTACAATCCAAGCAAGGAGTTTATTTGTCACTATTGTGGCAAGTCAGGGCATATCAAAAggtattgtaggttcttgaaaagagaacaatcaaggagaagaaatgaagataaaagtaaagatagtgataaagaaactgctgctattgtttatgaagatgttcttatcaaatatgatgaaaattatgtg contains:
- the LOC140174395 gene encoding secreted RxLR effector protein 161-like; its protein translation is MSRIPYASAVGAIMYTMTCTCPNVAYALGVASRYQANSCEKYWRVVKSILKYLRRTKDQFLIYGDSKLIPKGFTDTSFASDKNDSKFTLGYVFTLNGGAVSWKSSKQAIVADSMIEAEYIAVSKTAKETVWIKKFINELGVVPSIKEPLPLLCDKNGAIAQAKEPRSHQKSKHILRRYHFIREIIERGDVEIQKVAGKIMQQTHSLRRLDQKSLINTCGNWG